The Gossypium hirsutum isolate 1008001.06 chromosome D06, Gossypium_hirsutum_v2.1, whole genome shotgun sequence genome contains the following window.
gtttttcaaaacaaaaaaatggtttcgacattagTACTACGAGTTTTCTAAGATTGTTGAACTATTGGTCGGATTTTATGGTTGCTATAAATTGTCAAACAGTTTTAACTGTTCTTATAAAGTTGGTTTTCCTAATAACGTTAATGTAACTCTCCCGACTTGGTCTAGACGCCTAGGCCGGGTTTGGAAGGTTATAGCATGTAGTTTTCATGCATGTTGCAACATGTCTGTATGCTGCTCAATCTTAGTTTCATTGTTGTTTTGAATCGATTGtttgttattttaaattgattctcTGCCTTTTAAATCGATTGTTTACTATTTTGACATGATTCTTTATTGTTTGGATcgattcattatttttttaaatcaattattttctatttaactCGATTCAAACTCCAACAATGAtagtttcatttatttatttttatgtttttcttattGTTGGATTGGGTCCATATATAGATGGAAATATAAGGTGgaataaaatttttatctaagtttttaaatataattaacatatataatttatgctatagaaaaaaaaattacgtaGCATGTCTAATTTTAGCTTGAATCTCACAACATCACCATCCTGACTCAGCCATTGCAGTCAAGATTTTGAGATTAAACAATCCAATCTATAAacaaataagttttaaataataataaagtaccACATTTTTGTCGAACACTTATGGATGACCACATAAGCACATTTTTCTTGTGTTTACTTGCATGTGATGATAAAACTCGAAAATGATAGTACGAATTCACAAAAAAAGTATCTGATcaaatttaagggtaaattacggAGTTGGTTatctaattttcataaattttcattttaggcattaaaaataaaaaaaattgcaaattgGACGTCGTTGTTAACAATCCTTTCCATTTTAGTTATCCAACTttagtaagttttcattttggccaCAATGTTAATTCGATGTTATTGCTCAGTAAATTTAGTCACCCAActttaataagtttttattttggtcaatcatttaccttttaaaaattaattttgttttttctcaaaaacataaaccatatttttacaagaaattgaattattcaactGTAGAgatgaaactaaaatttttcctTGTAACTCTGGTAAATAAATAGGTTTTCTCCTAAGGAAACCCGTGTTTTTCGATTTTTATTgggaaaaacctaaaaattaattctaaaatggaaattttaaaagaaaagaaaaaggtaaaatgGCTCCTTGTAAAAAGCCCCaagtaatttttcataaaactccaagttttcttctttttttttttaccaaaattaattcaaaaaaaattaaagttaaaaaataaataagattttcGTATAAAAATCCAGATAATTTCATGTAAAATCTCATGTTTTTACTTTTtactggaaaaaaaataaaataaaattcaaaaaaagaggaaaaaaataaaggaaattaaaaagataaaatggtTTTTCCTGTAAAGATCTAAGTTTTTCCTATAAAAcctcatatttttttcttttactgaaaattttaaaattaattctaaaaaaaattaatttttaaaaatataaaatgaatgaccaaaataaaaacttatttaaGTTGGGTGACTAAATTGAGTGCACAATAACATTGAATTAACATGggtaaccaaaataaaaacttattaaaattagatgactaaaataaaaaaataattggtAAAGGCAATTTCCAATTTTTTTGtcctcaaaatgaaaatttataaaaattaagtgATCAACTATgcaattttctttaaatttaaatattttaattattattcataCTATATCCATGATACAATTATGGACCACATTTTTGTCGAATTGTGCAAGTACATTCATCTTGTGTTCGACTTACGTGTGATGCCAAAACTCCAAGTTGTCAACTTGAATACGGcataattatttagatttatgGGCACGTGGTATGATAttgatttctcaaaatttttgtaCTACTCCTTGTTCTCGCATTAAGAGTACGATTAGGGATGAAACCGTGGCTCAAGATTCGAATAGGTTCGGGTTGGATAGATCGGTTTCTATTGAGCTCATACATCGATCTTGTAAATTGAATTAGCAAGATGGGTATTTATGTTTTCACGCGAAGTCACACATGAGATTGTATAAACAGGTGTTAAGTCTAGGGTAGGATACATGTTTATATGCGTAGAACCTACCTGGTACGTTATATCAATGAATAATACACTTATCATATAAATAGGCAAATACCACCATCCAAGGGAGACAGAGAAAAACactcaacaaaatcaaaaatctttttagggatcaaaattaagttatataattttatgagagttaaaatataatttcacgaTTATGTTAActtatatttttttgatttttaaaaagaataattcaaaattttaacattttggggttaaacttataattttactttatattaatttaaaattttataaattttaaggaATTAAAACAGTAATCTTCTATTTTAAGGGCCTACCCTGAGTAGGATTCTAGCTTGGAATTGCAATCTTTTACAAACCATTACCAAATTATTATTATCCCTTATAATAGCAGCTCCACTAAAGCTCAAGCTTTGATTACTTAGGGATGTTTTAGTTGTTTTAGTCCTTTAAACTTAACCTATTTAAAGGGGTCTTGTATCCCTATTTTGATGAAGCCATTAAAGATGTAGTACTATAAAGCTTTTCTTTTGATGGCAACAAGACATAGTCGTAGATGAGTTTTGGTGAAAATTTTCGTAGTAGCTATGGAGAGAATTTTATACTCGAGTTAGGGCTTTGTTCGGGGCTTGGGTTTATACGTTTagtatatttagatttattttttccatattatacttttgtttgtttttttatttagtaaAAACCCGAAGCCTTCTAGTTTTTAATCCTCTTTAGAagagttttccacgtaaaatttgtctTCTTGATCTTCTCTATTTTTCTCTTTCGTTGTTTATACAAGTCGATCCCCAACAATATGGATTCGGATTTGTATGTCCAAAAACAAATCTTGTTTCTTGCTTTCTAAATTTTCCCACAAAGTACAAGAGAATAAAAACTTGCCTCTATGTTCTTTAAACCCTCTCTTTGCAACCATTAAAGGATTTGATCGAAGATCGACTCCAAATTGGAGGATTAAGTTCTTACAAATAAACCCCCCAAACATATGACTCTTACAAAATCATATTTccgaaaaaaaaattacatcaaaaaAGTATAGCATTATCACGTTGAATGATCTCCTTGTTGGTTTCTCCTTTATAGGGATCAAGAACAAACCTAAAGGGGAACAAGCATTGCCCTTCATATCGTTAAATGGCAGAATTGTTTTTAgatccttttaaaaattataaaattataaattagtataataataaaattatcttttgacCTTCAAAAATTTATGATTCATTTTAGCCTCCCTTTGCCACACACCTTCCACAAGAATACAATTAGTTCGAATAAGAGTTTAAACCTGCAAAAGGTTCATTCAAGCTTTTCTCATTGgtcctttaaattattttcattttagttaagtttccaaaaaagaaaatatataaaacataaattatgaACATacaaattttgtataaatataaatttgaaggacttataaacaaaaaaatacaaatatcatTTCTAGCTTTAAAAATACACATTAATATCAAATAATACTTGATAGTGTTTTGCTAGTAAGTGCTTATACACAACATGAGCATGATATGacataaacatgatataaataCAACATCATCACATCTTTTTAATGAGATATCATAATTTATACAAATACGAAATTGCCTTCAACACCAATACACATATGAATATACAAATGATCAAATCTACTTAACACAATCCTACGTTTAACACTTATAATCTTTATACCATCATCGCTAATCTTAGATTTTGTTAATTAATGGATTACTAACaaattcattaaagaaccagttATGAACAATTCGCTCAAAAACCGATTCAACCCTTTTGTCTGGACCAATATACCAACCGGTTCGCAGCCTAACTAGCCGGTTTGATCAGGTTCCAATAACCATTGATTAGATTACATGGTTAGAAGAAATTTACCACTGTTGGAGCTTTTTAAGTTTGGAATGGTTGTTAGATAATACTCGATCTCTAGTGTGTCAGATCGGAGTACGTGTCCGAGCGGTCAAATTTTTCCAAGACTTCCATAGATTtggagtatttggaaaatcatatcTCTATATCCATGTCCGAATGTGCATCAGACATAGATATCGAACACCGAtgtttcaagaaaaatgaaaatcagAGCAACAAGTTTTTTAGTTAAGAGAGGAAACTAAAGAAGTAAGGTGCAAGCAAACATTGCTGATTCCCCATTAGAAATGCATAGGAAATCAAAGCTTTCCCTATCTCgttaatattattatgataaaCTTAGCACGTTTAAACTTGTAAATGCATCATCCTAACTACCCAAATCCTCATATTCCTGATTTGTTCTCGATTCAACAAGTCCGAATTATATAGGTTGAAGATCTCGTACCTTGGAAATCAACTGATGTTTACGGTGCATGCCCGCTTCCGGAGCAACTATGCCAAGTATGAACACATGTTTTTCAAGATGCAGAAGCCTCACCAAGTAGTGTGTGCTTCAATGAGGAGACAACCCACTaccgttttcttcttctttttttaacctttttttttttttacattaaggGTTTAAGATGCCATCATGAGAGATGGATATGCTGTTGCAAATTCAGTTTCAGGACGAAGCCCACTCGAAGTAGTGGCAGCGGGCACCTCGGTTGACAGTCCAGTTTCCACAACCGAAGAACACACTTCCTTGCTTCGGTCCGGGCTCCCGAACCATTCCTTTGCTACTCTTCACCCCACAGAAACAATAAGGGTGGTAATGGAATAGGGGCATTTGCTGATCCTTTGGCTTGTGGGGGTGATGTGGAAAGAAGGCCATGTTCTCGGGGACCGGGTTCCAAATCAATGGACCATCACTAGCCTGCCACAACAGTGAGTTCGTGATCACAAATTTAAAACCTTTGCGCATCATGAGGGTAAGTAAGTGAGCAGTGTTTTTGGCATCATCGAGGCCGCAATGGGCACGGCCCTGCCAGGCTAGACCGGCCATCTCAACTGCCTCCTTCAGATTGCATCTCATGCCACCGTAAACCTCACGGAAGGGAACTTTTAAGTTAATCCATCTGTCAAATAGGAAAAATACATATCATGTCAATTATATGATCTgttgaagaaaaaaattgaacaagCACATATCTAAACTATTTACCGGTTAAAGTAAGGAGGTTTACGAATCTTCTTGAACCGGCACTCAGATTCCAACATAACCCGACAATCCCAGTTCGACCATGTCACCACAGCAAAGTTAGTGTTCTTTATGCCCTTCTTCTCGAGCCATTTATCATGCCTAATAAGAGCTTCACTCAAAGTAACACCTCTATCTACCTAGAACAAATATGTGCATATTTAGAATACGGGATCACAAGTCATACCAGAAAAATTACcgagaaaagagcaagaaacccCATTCAAATATCCCAATCTAACTTGCTATCGAGAACCCTTGTCAAAATGAAGCCTAACAATAAGAGTCCCCCACAGATTCCATCTTATATCGTCTATCTTGTTTGAATTCTATCCAAACACAATTCAATAGACGCTATAGTCTAAAAATCAAATAGATACTACTTCCGAGTCCACTAAAATAACCAACTCAAATTCATGTTACCTTTCCTATCTGGGTAGAGACATAAGAGATTTGGAACTAACCTGAATTTGTTGGATGCCAGTCAGATCCTTGCAGAAATCACTCAGGAGTTGATTGCAAGTTGGTCGGACGTATGTCTGAAAACAAGCTTCCAGCTGCCCAGTAACACTACTCACAATAACAGATGGAAACTCGATAATCTCCTGTGGATGTGGGTTTCTCTCCTTGTCACAGGTAGCCTCAAAATCTATGACCACAAAGTACTGAAAATCTTGGAACTGGAATTCGTACGGGTATCCATGAGTGATCACATTAAATGGGGCATAATGAAATCGGTTATCCACAGGAAAGTGGTAAACTTGGCCCCCAAAAGCATTCAACGGGTATGCCTGCAACTTATGAGAATCAGGATAGAAGGTCGACCATGAGCCACATTCATGGTGGAGTGTAGGTTTGTGGTAAAATTCATTCGGAAGTTCCATAAACTCTCCactcaaagagcaaactggttcTACAACATCTCTGCCCGGATGAGTACCGAAATCATGTTTAAGCTCTGGAATGCCTTCAACTGAATTCCTGTTACATTGCAGGTTGTACGGGAACCCCTTTGTCTGGAGGCATTTTAAGGTTGCCTCACAGTTCTGCATTGTTTCtacaaaaataaaagcaaaaacatCAGAATAATATCAATCTTGATGTATGTATCACCAATAAAGCCATACTAATTCATAGGAATCaagaacaaaaaattaaatgCCAACTATTGACACATTGGCAAAgtgcaaaatgaaagaaaaaaaaaagagtaaaaattgaATAAACAAAAAGTTCAagatatgttttgaattgtgaTGCATGAGTCCAGTATTGGGATTTCAGACAAGAAAATATGTTTCCTAAAACTAGAAGGGAACCCACACATTTGATAGCACAAAGAAGTTTAAGGAAACTCTATATGTGGTTCCTTTGACAGACAAATCAGTAGCAAGTAGCAATAGGGGTCTATGTTACTCCGACTCTTCATTTTCTCTTATGTACCTGTGTCTAACACCCATATCACATACATATTCAGACATGAGCATGGGAATATAgcaaaaaaacttagaaaaaactAAGCATACTAATATCCAACACTTACCccaagtccaagtaacatagatgGGTGAAGCTCGAAGGGAACTTGTAGCATGTCTTAAAAGGCTTTAACTCACCAGCATGCGTCAcacaataatatcatatattCGATTGATAGGCATAGCAAGCATTACTACCTTCAGCGGTGCCCCTTCATCTTTCACTCCCATAGTGGAGCCAACATATATCTTTAACCATATGCAAGAAAATGGTGGCCTAAATAGgattaaagaaatgaaaatgaaactaTAAAACTCAGGACCCTCAAAGATAAGGATCCCACCCCATATATTCCTCCATCAAACTTCTAATTTTAAGGTGAAAGACATGGCTAAGAAGATGCAAGGTCAATATCTCTGTCAACACCTCCATCTATCTCCACAGGCTGAAATTCAAGTGGCCGGTAATTGACCAAGCATATCAATAAAAGGACCTTAGATGCCAAAATATCTCCATAAGGTCAATATTCAAGCTGCCATAACTTCCCCAAGATCAACAATGAAGTTGCTTTCCTAAATGCTAATACAAAACTAAAATATCAAAGCATTCTAATAGAAAAGATAACAGATGCAAATCATGAAAGTCATCAGTTCATACAAATCTCTGATAACCCTCCAAATGACTCGTTTCAAAACATCATTGAAAAGTTTGAAGGAAACACAATGCCAGTGATGCACTATGCGAGGCATGAACACCTAGTATGATGTCACGGCTTTATTTCTCTTATTCTCGTTTAGCTCAACTTTAATACTTACATTAtcttaagcacattaaacatcaATTACACAATTCATTTGGACGAGGGCATAAGTCAAGTTAGACTATGCTACTTGGACTAGGGTGTGAGTGTCAATAAAAATGTGTCCGACACAGgcatgttaattttttttctaagtttccccaTGCATTTAGAGGATCCTTCAAGCTCATATCCCCATACCCATGTCTAGATAAGTGTCGGACACAAGTAATTCAGGAAAAGTAAAGAGTCAAAGCTAGGCCATATAAGATGCTAAAGCTACCTACCGATTGAACCAACCCTAAATTTACACTTGATTGCTAGTGAAACTAAGCTAAAAGAGGATCAATAAAATCTAAGTCAATCAGTACTTCAGGCACCAAGAGTTTCCAACAGCCTTTTGGGAATCTAAACACGAGAGGCAGCTCATTGAATACAGAAAGAGTAACTCCACTGTGATGGATGTGTATGCCAATGAGGCTATGCAACAAAATAGGGTACCACAAAAACTATGTTAGTCGAACTAGCATGTGAGTGTCAGATACGAGTATGCGTCCAGCATGGGCATATGctatttttttctgattttttctaTGTATTTAGAGGGTCCTTGGAGAGTCATCTCCCCATATCTCTGTCTAAAATGTATCTGATACGGGTACGAGAAAAAGGAAGAATTGGGTCAAAGTAGCTTCAAAAGAGTATAAAAGCCTAAATATTTCAAAACATATAGAAATAATCCAACAAGCCACCTAAAGCTTGTCTGCATAATCACTGCTTGCTTAAAAGACAGCTTAGAAAAAAATCTGACCAGCAACATTTACATAATTCTCTTCCAATCATTCCAATAAACAAACAAGAGGTTCAATTTATACATCCCTTTTAGGATCAAACATGCCAACCTTATCAAACAGTTTAGCCAGTAAGCTATTCAATAGTTCTTCATTATCCAATACAAGGTATCACAGGTGTCCAAAATACTACTTAGGCAACACAGTATAATAAATACTTTCAGTTTATCGCATTCGGCATTACATATATGATCAATGGCAGTGCAGAAATTCAATAAAGCGTCAAATTTAAAATGCCATATCTCAAACCAGTCGACTGTGAAACATATCAGACATCTATTGGATCCTAAATTcgatttaaattattcaaataacaCTCAAAACTGAAGCAACCCAGAGCAATAAAAAGAACTagattaaaaaatacaaataaaaaaccCATCAAGACAATGCTGAAAATATCACATTTGTTATAAACCCCATTAATGAAAACACCACAgaaaatttacatatatataaatatatagtcAATCTAAAAAACCGAAACCCATAACTCAAAGCAGATCAAAGTTCCAAACtttaaactcaaaaaaaaaagaactcttaaaaataaaaatataaccttTATTTTCAAGGGCCATCATGATCTTGTCTATAATTAAGATCCACAGGCAAGTACATCAGATCCTCTTGTTTTTTTCCCTCACCTATAGAAAATAAAtgatactaaataaataaaagaacccAAAAAATGGAGCGATTTCGAACAAAAAGAAAAGCGTAGAGAAGAGACTAACCTTGTCTGATGCTAGAGAGAGCAAAAAGAGACAATGGTGAAAAGAAGTTTATGTATATTTGATCTGTACATGGGCCGAGTTCGAACCGGTTCGATTTCGAATCGGGTCGTGGGCTGCCTGCTGCACTGGTTAAAAAACGCTAAATTATGGTATTAGTCCTTTTACTAAACTGaacttttagatttatttttctcTACTTTTATATTGTTATTAGTAGCTTCAAATTGATAATACAATTAGTCATTGCGttgtctatttttatttttactattagtCCATCACATAATTAAAACTAGGTAGAACTCTAATCAATTATATTTAAccaataataaatttacattgtCACAATAAGTCACGTAGTAAAATTTGTTCTTGGGTTTCGGGCCTCTCTAGTCTTTATCTTGTACTACCTATATTGTTCGTTTTGTACTGATTGTATTTTTTTATGGGACTTGCGTTTGATACTCATTtgcttggaaattaaatttttagttaatcaaaaaaatttagattCCCATTAATGGGGTAATGTAAGATTTCGGAATAACATTTACTTTAAAATGATAAtctcatttttcaaaatacaagGGTAATCTCAATACAATTTTTTTCCTTAATAATGTAAAGATTCTCGAAGAAATACCAATTTTACCTTTAAACCATGGGTCTAtcctcttaattaatatttggATTTAATTATTTGTAACTCATTTCTgtatttgattaatataattaatttatttattctttttatttttatcaaattaaaatttaacaattaattcaTTTTGCATCCTGTTGTTGCGTTTTGATTTCTCTTTGCTTcccatatttatattattgtataattttttatggtttaaaatattagtttACAAGAAACTTATAGTTTAcaagaatgaacattttataacCTTAGAGGTTCTTGAAAAATCCCTCAAGAATCTCAATCTGTAGACAATTTTAGTCGCTGATTATTTTAAACTAAACCGTTGGATCAGGAGAGTTCAACTACAAATAGAAGTTTTTCCTCTTATTTGTAATTatttcatttactcaaacacctgaTATGTTATCGCTTTCTTTTTTtgtctttcatgttttattttggtGTCTTAAAAAATTTCCAGAACATTATTTGTTGGGTTAAAGATCTAGGTTTGGGATAGGTATTagaatttattgaaaaaaaaaatttattcatagtaTTTCCGGGCCAGTTATGAAGTTTATGAGAAAGCCCAGAATCCAATCCATCAAAGACCATTCTAAGCTAATGGAATCAAAGGGGTAAAGAGTAGAAGCTGGAATTCcatcatgttttatttttaacgTTCAAACTTAATTCATGTAGCAAAGAGTTTTTGTCATCTCTATTTCACAAACCGTATTGATATTCAACTCTTTTcctcttcaaaaaaaatttgttaaatgcTTTATCACACTATTACAACTTCATAtttctttcatgtttcaattcaGCTAAAGGGTATATTCCTACTTCAATTTTCCTTCCTTAACCTATTATCGGACGTTTATTCCGCATCCCAGTTTGGAATGTTAGCCGTTGCTTCGTTCACCATCTTCACAAGCGTCACCTGCAGACACAATAATTCAAGTACATGAAACCGGAGATGAAAAGTTGAACCCAAATGTGCTATGTATGTCTCAACTTGTTTCAGCTGAGTCAAGCTCAAAAAAGAATGCCGTATGACTTGGCTCCGCTGAACGATCCATAGTCACCAACAAAACAAAGACTATCTCAAACCTAACGGAAAACACAATACAAACACCGCAATATCGGTCCCTAAGATTGGTCTTATACCATTTCTTAATACTTATATTTGTAAATACGTACCACGCTTTCTGGGACCCCTGGAGGAGGCAAGGGGAGATTTCGTGGTGGTGGTCCTCGTAGAAACGATCTCTTGTCAAATCGCCACTCACCGATTTTACCATATGTTAACTCACCCTGAATGTAAAATGAAGGCAATCTTGAAACATgttaacatttaaaataaatcacGTCTGTAGTTGCGTTTGGAATAGCAACAAGCTGAGAACCTATCATAAAACATGTAAAAACAGTTTACCTTCATGTTGTAGTCACATCCATAGGTGTAATGAATTATGTACTTTTTCCCTACTTCCAGATCCCACGGTTGCTGATTTACGAACAGATAATAAAAACGCAACGAGACGCATCAATGAAAACTATACAGAAAAGGAAACATATGCCAAAAAgagaaaacctttaaaaaaaaaagtgccAAACCTGAAGCATGAAGTCTTTTTGAAGTACATGTTGCACGCCATGCAAAGCCGATGCCACAGCATAAGCATACCTTTAAGTTCAGAAAACATGTCAATACCTACACATATTCGGACAGGGCATGGAAATATATATAGAAAGATTAAAAGAAATTTGAGCATGCTCATGTCGGACAGATACTCATATCCGACAATCTTGCCAAAGTCTGAGTAAGATAGCCAATACTTACATTTCTAGCACCCATCCAAAAGTTTTATCAGTCTCGGGATCATCCTTCATTTTTAAAGAAACATTCATCCAAGTAGGAGCGATTTTTTCCAATAATTCCTGTATAAGAGAAGTCCTTCAATATATAGAAGCATCTCCTTTTAATCCAAAAGGTTTTAATAGACTTGAATCCGAATCTATGACAATTGACAAAAAATAATGACAACGTAAAAGGAATGCCGTCAAGGGTGACAATGGAGGAACAAATACAATCATCTGAGAACTTGGATCTAATAATGAAAATCAACGCTTAATTGTCAGACAACTCTGCATCGAGCCTAACCTATAAATCAGTTAATAGGAGTTGTTTTTACCTTCTTGATAATGACGGGTGAATTGCCGATTGGATCAATATTTGTCACCGGTCCCATCTCCTCCGGGAAAAACTTCCTTAACAACTTTTCGTTCTGATCCGGCTTAATGTAGAAAAAGGGGAATGCAGCCGGGTATCCTCCATGTGCTAGATTAGGTAGGGGAGTGACAAAAATGTGGTCAGGCTCTGCCATCAATACGTATCTGCattgagaaaaatggttaaaCAGGCTTTAGAAACCTATATTGCTTTGACTTCTCATTGTTCTCGAAGTTACCCATGTCCGACACATATTCAGATATCAGGATGGTACCTTCGAGGAAccccaaatacatggaaaaactgcACTCATACCCAAACCCAAGTAATGGATTAAGGTACTACGAAACTGATAACGAAATCATGATATGTAAAAGCACTCACTCTTCTTCAATTGTAGCCTTTTCCAGCCATTGCACAAAAGCCCATGGTCGATTTAAGACGATGTATCCCTGACAAATACAAAGAATACATTCTTTCAAGCTACATCAATCTATAATTGTTTCAATGTAATTAAGGCTCATGATAACTGATGAGAAGAAATCTAATCCGACTTCTTGAAAGACAAATTAGTTCACTTTGTCCGGATCGATggcttaaacaaataaaacaaaactcTAAGACCTTTCCGAGCCTATAAACACACAAAGAAAAAGTGACAGTGACTAGTGGTAACCAAAAATATTGTATCGCAACAAAACTCACCCGATCAAGCCCTGCTGGAAGAGGATCGACTATGA
Protein-coding sequences here:
- the LOC107962347 gene encoding 3'-5' exoribonuclease 1 yields the protein MMALENKETMQNCEATLKCLQTKGFPYNLQCNRNSVEGIPELKHDFGTHPGRDVVEPVCSLSGEFMELPNEFYHKPTLHHECGSWSTFYPDSHKLQAYPLNAFGGQVYHFPVDNRFHYAPFNVITHGYPYEFQFQDFQYFVVIDFEATCDKERNPHPQEIIEFPSVIVSSVTGQLEACFQTYVRPTCNQLLSDFCKDLTGIQQIQVDRGVTLSEALIRHDKWLEKKGIKNTNFAVVTWSNWDCRVMLESECRFKKIRKPPYFNRWINLKVPFREVYGGMRCNLKEAVEMAGLAWQGRAHCGLDDAKNTAHLLTLMMRKGFKFVITNSLLWQASDGPLIWNPVPENMAFFPHHPHKPKDQQMPLFHYHPYCFCGVKSSKGMVREPGPKQGSVFFGCGNWTVNRGARCHYFEWASS
- the LOC107962348 gene encoding hydroxyproline O-arabinosyltransferase RDN2, which encodes MISRKNMGSASPLLLITLVLGVCFATYNLVTMVMHNRSISKLTIYNSDGGIFVDPIIEMPESVRKLKRAKMPFHVALTATDAPYSKWQCRIMYYWYKKQKDLPGSEMGGFTRILHSGNPDNLMNEIPTVIVDPLPAGLDRGYIVLNRPWAFVQWLEKATIEEEYVLMAEPDHIFVTPLPNLAHGGYPAAFPFFYIKPDQNEKLLRKFFPEEMGPVTNIDPIGNSPVIIKKELLEKIAPTWMNVSLKMKDDPETDKTFGWVLEMYAYAVASALHGVQHVLQKDFMLQQPWDLEVGKKYIIHYTYGCDYNMKGELTYGKIGEWRFDKRSFLRGPPPRNLPLPPPGVPESVVTLVKMVNEATANIPNWDAE